Sequence from the Kineosporia succinea genome:
GCCGCCAACAAGACGGTCAAGCCCGGCGTGGCCACCCAGCACCCGCACCTGGTGCGCTACAGCAAGAGCAAGATGCTGCTGACCTGGGGCTCCGGCACCACGACGAAGGCCAAGATCCTCAGCCGCTCCACCGGTGCCACGATCGGCTCGACGCTGACGATCAAGGCGAAGGACCACGACTTCATGTCGTGGAAGGAGTACAAGGACGGCAGCACGGCCTACGCCGCGTCCGGCGCGAACAGCAACTACATCAAGATCGCCCGGGTCATGCCGGTTTCCTGAACCGGCTGAACCACCTGAACCACCTGAACCAGAACCAGCAGATCCCCCTGACGGCCGCCCACGTCAGGGGGATCTGCTGCGTTCAGGCTGGGTTCAGGAAGCCTGGGGCAGACTGGTCATCGTCCGGTTTCCGCAGCACTCTTGCGGCTGGTGGCGACCAGACTGGCCACGGTGGTGACGACCAGCGTGCCGATGATGACGGTGAGAGAGAGCCAGATCGGGATCTCGCCGCCGAACGGGGCCCAGTCGGCCCAGTGGTACTCGTGCATGGCGTGCAGCACGAGCTTGACGCCGATGAAGGCCAGGATGAACGACAGGCCGAGCGACAGGTAGATCAGCTTCTGCAGCAGGCCGCCGATCAGGAAGTAGAGCTGGCGAAGGCCCATCAGCGCGAAGACGTTCGCGGTGAAGACCAGGTAGGGCTCCTCGGTGAGGCCGTAGATGGCCGGGATCGAGTCGAGCGCGAAGAGCAGGTCGGTGCTGCCGAGCGCGATGATCACGAAGAGCATCGGCGTGATCAGACGCCTTCCGCCCTGCATCACGGTCATCGAGCGGCCGTGGAACTCCTCCACCGAGGGCAGCCGGCGCTTCACCAGCCGCATCAGTGCGTTGTCGACCACCTCTTCCTTCTCCTCGTGCGCCCGGTACTCGCGAACCAGATTGATCGCGGTGTAGACCAGGAACGCGCCGAAGATGAAGAACACCCAGGCGAACTGCTCGATCACGGCGGCGCCGAGGGCGATGAAGATCGCGCGGAAGATCAGCGCCAGGATGATGCCGATGGTCAGGGCGTACTGCTGGAGCTGCCGGGGCACGGCCAGCTTGCCCATGATGATCAGGAAGATGAACAAGTTGTCGACCGAGAGGCTCTTCTCGGTCAGGAACCCGGCGAAGAACTCACCGCCGTAGGTCGCCCCGGACGTCATCCAGACGCCGATACCGAAGACGATGGCCAGGCCGATGTAGATGGCCGTCCAGACCCCGGCCTCCTTCATCGACGGTTCGTGGACGTTACGCCCGATGACGAACACGTCGAGGGCGATGACGGCGATCGTGACGATGACCGTGATCGCCCAGGTCGTTGTGGATACGTCCATAGAACCAGGGGGCCTTCCGGTGCGCGACGGGCGAAGGGAACGGTCGGCCCGGTCCAGGAAGTGACCGGGCCGACCGAGAACCCAACGCTGTCCGGACACACTGAGTTCCTAGGCGGCACTCAGACGCGTCGCAGCTCACACCGGCATCGAAACTCGTTGCCTGCCTGAACTATCGCGCGGCGAGCCTGATCGCGCTCCAGGAGACCGGCGGTAGCTCGAGCCGGAGAATCTCATCCTCCACCGTGACCCCCTCGGTGGCCACCGGTACCACCCGGTCCGGCGCGTCCACCGTGTTGGAGGCCGACAGATCGCCGTCGGTGAGGGTCCAGGCCTCGGTGATCTCGAAGGTGCGGGCCCCGAAACCGAGCGGGACCGACAGCGTGACCGGCTCGCCCTGGTTCCGGTTCACCACGAACACACTGACCTCGCCGGCCTCCGCGTCATGGGTGGCCACCGCGTCCACCATCGGCACGTCCCCGTACTTGGCGGTCTCGTAGGTGGGACCGCTCGGCTCCACCCGCAGCACCTGACCCCGGGCCAGCCGGGAGGTGATCGCGAACGGGTGGAACGTGGTCTGCCGCCAGGCCGGCCCGCCCGCCTCGCTGCGGATCGGCGCGATCACGTTGACCAGCTGGGCCAGGCACGCGGCGGTGACCCGGTCGCTGTGACGCAGCAGCGAGATGAGCAGGCTGCCCACCACCACGGCATCGGTGACGTCGTACTCGTCTTCGATGACGCGGGGCGCGACCGCCCATTCGTCCGGGTTCGCGGCCGATGCCCCGGATGCGAAATCGGCCTGGCGCCAGACGTTCCACTCGTCGAAGGAGACCATGATGCGCTTCTTGCTCTTCAGCCGGGCGCCCACGCTGTCGGCGGTGGCGACCACGCTGTGCACGAAGTGGTCCATGTCGACGGCCGAGGCCAGGAAGCTGCCGACGTCACCGTCCGACGGGTCGTAGTAGGCGTGCGCCGAGATGAAGTCGACGGCGTCGTAGGTGTGCTCGAGCACCTCCGACTCCCAGGTCGCGAAGGTCGCCATCGCCGAGCTGGAACTGCCGACGGCCACCAGCTCCAGGTCGGGTTCGGCGGACCGCAGGGCCCGGGCGGTCTCCGCGGCGAGCCGTCCGTACTCCTGAGCCGTCTTGTGCCCGGTCTGCCAGGGGCCGTCGAGCTCGTTGCCCAGGCAGAAAAGCTTGATGCCGTAGGGCTTGTCGGCGCCGTTGAGACGCCGGAGTTCGGCGAGACGGGTCGTGTCGGGCTGGTTCAGGTACTCGTGCACGTCGAGCGCCTCCTGCACACCCCGGGTGCCCAGGTTCAGCGCGTACATCACCTCCACGCCGGCCTTGCCCGCCCACTTCACGAACTCGTCCACGCCGACCTCGTTGGTCTCCAGGCAGTGCCAGGCGAGGTCTCGCCGGGTCGGCCTCTCCGAGACCGGCCCGATGCCGTCCTCCCAGCGGTACCCGGACACGAAATTGCCACCCGGGTACCGCACCAGGGAGACCCCGAGTTCGCGGGTGAGCGCCAGCACGTCCTGCCGGAACCCGTCCGCGTCCGCCGTGGAATGGGCCGGCTCGTAGATCCCGGTGTAGACGCAGCGCCCCATGTGCTCCACGAACGAACCGAACGTGCGGCGGGAGACGGGGGCGACGGTGAAGGCCGGATCGAGCCGGAAAGAGGCGGAGAGCAAGGGGTTTCTCCCGGGTTGAGATGTCACTTGAGGCTCCCCACCGTGAGGCCGCCCTGCCAGTAGCGCTGCAGGGTCAGGAAGGCGACGACCAGGGGGACGACCGAGACCAGCGAACCCACGATGATCAGGTTCCAGAGCGACTGCCCGCCCCCGTTGTTCGAGGCGGCCAGCTGCCCCCACAGGCCGATGCCCACGGTCAGCGGGTAGAGCTTGGAGCTGGAGAGCATGGTCAGCGGCAGGAAGTAGTTGTTCCAGGTGGCCACGACGCTCAGCAGCAGCACCGTGATCACCCCCGGCCGCATCAGGGGCAGCGCGACCTGCCAGAAGATGCGCAGCTCACCGGCCCCGTCGATGCGGGCGGCGTCGATCAGCTCCTCGGGGATCGAGCCGCCGGCGTAGACCCGCATCAGGTACACCGCGAACGGGCTGAGCAGCGAGGGCAGGATCACCGCCCAGATCGTGTCGGTCAGGCCCGCGTTCGACATCATCACGAACGTGGGGATGACCAGCGCGGTCAGAGGCACCATCACCGAGCCCAGCACGGCCGCGAAGAAGAAGCCGCGGCCGGTGAACCGGTACATCGCGAAGCCGTAGCCCGCGAGCACCGAGATGACCGTGCAGCCGATCCCGCCGGCCCCGGCGTAGAGCACGGAATTGCCCAGCCAGCGCAGGTACTCGCCGTTGTTGTAGCTGAACAGGTCGCTCAGGTTGCCGAACAGGTGGAACCCGTCGAACCAGAGCGCACTGCCACCGCCGAACAGCCCCTGCGCGTTCTTCAGGCTGGCCACCACCAGCCACCACACCGGCAGCAGGAAGTAGCAGACCAGCGCCAGCAGAACGAGTTTGACGCCGGCGTGACGGGGTTTGGTCATGAGAACAGTCCTCCCCGCTTACGGGTGGCGAAGGTGAAGACCGCCACCGCCAGGAACACCACGAACCCGAGCGAGAACGAGATGGCCGAGGCGTAGTTGAACTGGGCGTAACGGAACGCCAGGTTGAACGCGTAGATGTTGGGCGTGAAGTCGGGTGTCACCGAGCCGTTGGCGATCGGCGCGACGATCTGCGGCTCCACGAAGAACTGCAGCGTGCCGATCAGGCTGAAGATCAGGATCAGCACGAGAGCCGAGTAGATCAGCGGGGTCTTGATCCGCAGGGCGATC
This genomic interval carries:
- a CDS encoding TerC family protein, whose amino-acid sequence is MDVSTTTWAITVIVTIAVIALDVFVIGRNVHEPSMKEAGVWTAIYIGLAIVFGIGVWMTSGATYGGEFFAGFLTEKSLSVDNLFIFLIIMGKLAVPRQLQQYALTIGIILALIFRAIFIALGAAVIEQFAWVFFIFGAFLVYTAINLVREYRAHEEKEEVVDNALMRLVKRRLPSVEEFHGRSMTVMQGGRRLITPMLFVIIALGSTDLLFALDSIPAIYGLTEEPYLVFTANVFALMGLRQLYFLIGGLLQKLIYLSLGLSFILAFIGVKLVLHAMHEYHWADWAPFGGEIPIWLSLTVIIGTLVVTTVASLVATSRKSAAETGR
- the arfA gene encoding arabinosylfuranosidase ArfA — protein: MLSASFRLDPAFTVAPVSRRTFGSFVEHMGRCVYTGIYEPAHSTADADGFRQDVLALTRELGVSLVRYPGGNFVSGYRWEDGIGPVSERPTRRDLAWHCLETNEVGVDEFVKWAGKAGVEVMYALNLGTRGVQEALDVHEYLNQPDTTRLAELRRLNGADKPYGIKLFCLGNELDGPWQTGHKTAQEYGRLAAETARALRSAEPDLELVAVGSSSSAMATFATWESEVLEHTYDAVDFISAHAYYDPSDGDVGSFLASAVDMDHFVHSVVATADSVGARLKSKKRIMVSFDEWNVWRQADFASGASAANPDEWAVAPRVIEDEYDVTDAVVVGSLLISLLRHSDRVTAACLAQLVNVIAPIRSEAGGPAWRQTTFHPFAITSRLARGQVLRVEPSGPTYETAKYGDVPMVDAVATHDAEAGEVSVFVVNRNQGEPVTLSVPLGFGARTFEITEAWTLTDGDLSASNTVDAPDRVVPVATEGVTVEDEILRLELPPVSWSAIRLAAR
- a CDS encoding carbohydrate ABC transporter permease, coding for MTKPRHAGVKLVLLALVCYFLLPVWWLVVASLKNAQGLFGGGSALWFDGFHLFGNLSDLFSYNNGEYLRWLGNSVLYAGAGGIGCTVISVLAGYGFAMYRFTGRGFFFAAVLGSVMVPLTALVIPTFVMMSNAGLTDTIWAVILPSLLSPFAVYLMRVYAGGSIPEELIDAARIDGAGELRIFWQVALPLMRPGVITVLLLSVVATWNNYFLPLTMLSSSKLYPLTVGIGLWGQLAASNNGGGQSLWNLIIVGSLVSVVPLVVAFLTLQRYWQGGLTVGSLK